The DNA sequence GAAGCAAAAGAGGTTTAAAGGGAGGTTGGTAGGATGCCTATTTATGAATTCCAGTGCAATGCCTGCGGCGTCCGTTTTGACCAATTATGCCGGGTAAACTGGGAAGGCGCCGTGCGCTGCCCATCTTGCCAGAGCAGTGATGTTCGGAAACTTCTTTCACAATTTGTAAGTGGTGGACGAAGCGGTGGAGGATGCACCGGCTGCTCGGGAAAATCTTGCAGCACCTGTAAATAGCAGACACAAATGGCTCTACTCCGACATACACTATAGCAAGTGCTCAGCATACATAGTGGTGCAGGAGGAGCGAGGACAATGAAGCTCAAGGTTTATTTTATGTCCATACCCAAACCGTTTAGGAAATTATTTCGCATATTTTGCAAAAATTGCTAAAAATCCGGGAAATACTAATAACCGCCTGGAATAGGCGGTTATTAATTTTTTATAAATAAACTGAAAAGCAGGAAAATTTACAGTTGGCAGAGAACTGAAGTAATAGTCATTGCACACAGATGCATTACTTGTGTGACAGGAAATAGGGTATAGGAGGGACACGGTTTGAAAGAGTACAGAAGTGACAGGCTAAGAAATGTGGGAATTGTTGCACACGGAGGCGCGGGTAAAACGACGTTAACGGAGGCTTTTTTGTTTAGTTCTGGCGCTATCTCCCGAATGGGCCGGGTAGATGATGGTTCCGCCACTACCGACTTTGAGCCGGAAGAAATTAAACGGAAAGTTACGATCAGCGCAAGTTTAGCTCCTTGTGAATGGCGGGAACATAAAATCAACTTCCTTGATACTCCTGGTTATGCTGATTTTGTTTCGGAGGTAAAAGGCTCGCTGCGCGCCGTTGATAGTGTTCTCGTTGTTTTATGTGCTGCAGCCGGCGTGGAAGTAGAAACGGAAAAAGTCTGGCAGTATGCCGCCGACCTCGGCTTGCCCCGTATCGCCTTTATCAACAAAATGGATAGAGAAAACGCCGACTTCGATAACGTCCTAAATGTCATGCGAGATAAATTCGGCCAGGGGGTAGTGCCACTACAACTGCCCATTGGTTCGCAAGACACATTTAAAGGTCTCATTGACC is a window from the Sporolituus thermophilus DSM 23256 genome containing:
- a CDS encoding FmdB family zinc ribbon protein → MPIYEFQCNACGVRFDQLCRVNWEGAVRCPSCQSSDVRKLLSQFVSGGRSGGGCTGCSGKSCSTCK